One genomic region from Anopheles bellator chromosome 2, idAnoBellAS_SP24_06.2, whole genome shotgun sequence encodes:
- the LOC131210972 gene encoding serine/arginine-rich splicing factor 2 produces MSGYARPPPRIDGMISLKVDNLTYRTTPDDLRRVFERCGEVGDIYIPRDRHTRESRGFAFVRFYDKRDAEDALDAMDGRMLDGRELRVQMARYGRPTSPQRRGGNRHNGRGRSRERYRRRSRSRSAERHRRTYSRSKSRSPRSRSGSKSSRGKESRSRSPAERTGHY; encoded by the exons ATGAGTGGTTAcgctcggccaccgccaagaATAGATGGAATGATCTCACTGAAG GTCGATAACTTGACGTACCGCACCACTCCGGACGACCTGCGACGTGTTTTCGAACGTTGCGGTGAGGTGGGCGATATTTACATTCCCCGCGATAGACATACACGCGAAAGCCGTGGATTTGCATTCGTACG ATTCTATGACAAGCGTGACGCCGAAGACGCACTAGACGCCATGGATGGCCGCATGTTGGACGGTAGGGAGCTGCGCGTCCAAATGGCGCGCTACGGTCGTCCGACTTCGCCGCAGCGTCGTGGCGGCAACAGGCACAATGGACGTGGTCGTTCCCGTGAACGGTATCGTCGCCGATCGCGATCCCGCAGCGCCGAGCGTCACCGTCGCACCTACTCACGCTCCAAGTCTCGGTCACCACGTTCGCGCTCGGGTAGCAAATCCTCGCGCGGCAAGGAGTCTCGTTCTCGCAGCCCGGCTGAACGTACGGGACATTACTAA
- the LOC131207945 gene encoding ribonuclease Z, mitochondrial, protein MYKLLHLVNLDVVSHFVSRRRYSVNKKLQLVLSKMPLDPKHIAEAQKQRLKSKQKVAKISPGIVNLQVLGCGSPGTPASVYLFTDQTRYLFNCGEGTQRLAYEHKAKLSCLENIFMTRTSWDRIGGLPGICLTMQDVGVPVVSLHGPPGLGELFKAMRRFVILKDMKVEASECATGDVFEDHVLTLRYVVIKREVRGSPKTGSSDEDNKQYEEALVDDTDYYAYERKKEPATTEASQRSQQFNWIKREEETVMAYICKLKPRSGQLSLEKCVDFGVPPGPLLGQLKNGNDVTLPDGRVVRSSDVRAPDDPGPVFIFIDIPSEDYLRDLQQKAELFAPYQQAATDSSDQALYVIHFSPLEVMRCAEYKQFMDRFAASTRHIALNEMNSFSGYIAAHRIQYHLNQLDDQMFPLLKEANNDYSKPPADDCDLVRSSSLTYLHIRPPKGIERSHEATLSPSEYLSELEQLQDFRSTLDDWKRLFEQHNCRTGTVRTEQFPRLIFLGTGSSIPNKTRNVSATLILTNPHSSILLDCGEGTVGQIVRFFGKGQAEAVLRSLKAVYISHLHADHHLGLIGLLQTRSKIQNCERLTLLAPEQISYWLRLYDCRFESISKDYMLIKNADMLENPLRDERLLAMGIKEVTTCRVRHCPHSYGVALKTVPIGSNTDEDVKITYSGDTMPCESLIELGRNSTVLIHEATMEDELVAEARIKMHSTLSQAIEQGRKMGARYTLLTHFSQRYAKIPRLQPEQQSVGLGTDLGIAFDNMEVTLDDLPTLSKLYPALKAMFISHFEEMEQKAIKRGNKRMRLEAAQHGSKKLLPT, encoded by the exons ATGTataaattgcttcatttaGTCAATCTTGATGTAGTTAGTCATTTTGTGTCCAGACGCCGGTATTCAGTCAATAAAAAGCTCCAGCTAGTGCTCAGCAAAATGCCGCTCGATCCAAAACACATTGCCGAAGCTCAAAAGCAGCGGTTAAAGTCGAAGCAAAAGGTAGCAAAAATATCACCGGGCATCGTTAACCTTCAGGTGCTGGGCTGCGGATCCCCGGGTACTCCTGCTTCGGTGTACCTTTTCACTGACCAGACGCGTTATCTGTTCAACTGCGGCGAAGGTACGCAACGGCTGGCGTACGAGCACAAGGCGAAGCTGTCTTGCTTGGAGAATATTTTTATGACCCGCACGAGCTGGGATCGAATCGGTGGGTTACCGGGTATATGCTTGACGATGCAGGACGTCGGCGTACCGGTGGTATCACTGCACGGGCCACCCGGCCTGGGTGAGCTTTTCAAGGCGATGCGCCGGTTCGTTATTCTTAAGGATATGAAGGTGGAGGCATCCGAGTGTGCTACGGGCGATGTATTTGAAGATCACGTCTTGACCCTGCGCTACGTGGTGATCAAGCGCGAGGTAAGGGGATCCCCGAAGACTGGTAGTTCCGACGAGGATAATAAACAGTACGAAGAAGCGCTGGTGGACGACACGGACTATTACGCGTACGAGAGGAAAAAAGAACCAGCAACGACCGAAGCTAGTCAACGCTCACAGCAGTTCAATTGGATCAAACGGGAGGAGGAGACTGTTATGGCGTACATCTGTAAACTAAAGCCGCGCTCAGGCCAGCTTTCGCTTGAGAAGTGCGTTGATTTTGGCGTTCCACCGGGACCATTATTGGGTCAGTTGAAGAATGGAAATGATGTAACGCTGCCCGATGGACGGGTGGTACGATCGAGTGACGTGCGTGCTCCCGACGATCCTGGACCCGTGTTCATCTTTATCGACATTCCCAGCGAAGATTATCTGAGGGATTTGCAACAGAAGGCCGAACTATTCGCTCCTTATCAACAGGCAGCTACTGACAGTTCCGACCAGGCGTTGTACGTTATTCACTTTAGTCCTTTGGAGGTTATGCGTTGCGCGGAATACAAACAATTTATGGATCGCTTTGCCGCCAGTACGCGGCATATTGCGCTAAACGAGATGAACAGTTTTTCGGGATACATTGCTGCTCACCGCATTCAGTACCACTTAAATCAATTGGACGATCAAATGTTTCCTTTGTTGAA GGAAGCAAACAACGATTACAGCAAGCCACCTGCAGATGATTGTGATCTGGTGCGATCCTCTTCTCTCACTTATCTGCACATTCGACCCCCGAAGGGTATTGAGAG ATCTCATGAGGCTACACTGAGTCCATCAGAGTATTTAAGCGAGTTAGAGCAACTGCAGGATTTCAGAAGTACTTTGGATGACTGGAAACGGCTGTTCGAACAGCACAACTGCCGTACGGGAACGGTACGAACCGAACAATTTCCGCGATTGATATTTCTTGGCACTGGATCTTCTATACCGAACAAAACGCGAAACGTTAGCGCAACATTAATACTGACAAA TCCACATTCATCCATTTTGCTCGACTGTGGCGAAGGTACGGTCGGCCAGATAGTTCGCTTCTTTGGAAAAGGGCAAGCAGAAGCAGTGTTGCGATCACTCAAGGCGGTCTACATTTCACATCTCCATGCCGATCATCATTTGG GACTGATTGGGCTCTTGCAAACGCGTagcaaaatacaaaattgtgaGCGCTTGACGCTGCTGGCGCCCGAACAAATTTCGTATTGGCTTCGTCTTTATGACTGTAGGTTTGAGAGCATCAGCAAGGACTACATGCTTATCAAAAATGCCGATATG TTAGAAAATCCGCTGAGGGATGAGCGATTGTTAGCGATGGGTATTAAGGAGGTCACCACATGTCGCGTTCGGCATTGTCCGCACTCATACGGAGTGGCCCTCAAAACCGTGCCTATAGGGTCGAACACTGATGAAGATGTGAAGATCACTTACAGTGGCGATACTATGCCTTGCGAAAGCCTCATTGAGTTGGGTCGTAACTCGACAGTGTTGATACACGAGGCCACGATGGAGGACGAGCTGGTGGCAGAGGCGCGCATCAAAATGCACAGCACACTGTCACAAGCCATCGAGCAGGGTCGAAAGATGGGAGCTCGATATACGTTGCTGACGCATTTCAGTCAACGTTACGCCAAGATTCCACGTCTTCAGCCGGAACAGCAGAGCGTGGGCCTAGGCACTGATCTGGGTATCGCTTTCGACAACATGGAAGTAACACTGGACGATCTACCGACGCTTAGTAAGCTCTATCCGGCTCTGAAGGCCATGTTTATCAGCCACTTCGAggaaatggagcaaaaagCCATAAAACGGGGCAACAAACGAATGCGTTTAGAGGCAGCCCAACACGGAAGTAAAAAGCTTTTGCCCACGTGA
- the LOC131210910 gene encoding uncharacterized protein LOC131210910: MHSVGIHSALAIKRQRKRRDNQRKARERRYSIQSSESGDTHSPHGSTRRKFHPQKVHITDNNNLDTKVVTSIGMLHIGVVFVVFGIFLLGAGFFPDNLSNQPQQSWHLLGKGSWWNELICTGLFAVGLGIFLIILNCVISNREEQDLESYVQRQLTRSRSGHRLERDVETGGLTTRHHRKAMQMQKGAAERGLDDLSNSNVLLTPTSSEVVTPTTPSGVLGTSGEILLEKILEEDSSYGDPDYYSRNVGQSPPGADNDKRLLLGNGHTGAIHMTDI; the protein is encoded by the exons ATGCATTCGGTCGGGATCCATTCGGCGCTTGCCATCAAGCGGCAGCGCAAGAGGCGCGACAATCAGCGCAAGGCCCGGGAGCGACGCTACAGCATACAGAGCTCGGAAAGCGGCGACACCCATTCGCCGCATGGCTCAACGCGCCGAAAGTTTCATCCCCAGAAAGTACACATCACAGATAACAATAATTTAGATACGAAA GTAGTCACCAGCATCGGCATGCTGCACATAGGAGTCGTGTTCGTAGTTTTCGGAATCTTTTTATTAGGCGCTGGGTTTTTTCCAGATAATCTATCAAATCAACCGCAACAATCGTGGCACCTACTAG GCAAAGGATCCTGGTGGAACGAGCTAATATGCACGGGACTGTTTGCCGTCGGTCTGGGCATATTTCTAATCATCCTTAACTGTGTGATAAGCAATCGGGAGGAACAGGATCTCGAGAGCTACGTCCAACGGCAGCTAACACGCTCTCGTTCCG GACATCGACTGGAGCGTGACGTCGAAACTGGAGGGCTGACCACACGTCACCATCGCAAAGCTATGCAGATGCAGAAGGGTGCCGCCGAGCGAGGCCTGGACGATCTGTCCAACTCGAACGTTCTGCTGACGCCAACCAGCAGCGAAGTGGTCACCCCGACAACTCCGTCCGGAG TGCTGGGTACATCCGGTGAGATTCTGTTGGAGAAAATTTTGGAAGAGGACAGTAGCTATGGCGATCCCGACTACTATTCGCGGAACGTGGGTCAATCACCCCCCGGAGCGGACAACGATAAGCGGTTGCTGTTGGGCAACGGCCACACCGGCGCCATCCACATGACCGACATCTAA